In a single window of the Candidatus Woesearchaeota archaeon genome:
- a CDS encoding 6-phosphofructokinase, translating to MAFQQHALQKFLESMWKIIAELKRKINKSDVISDSWGSIMKTLGILTGGGDTSALNAFLYSAVEEAAKKGYQLIGFLEGWKGVKNRNYKHLSPGMIDPYVGGTFIKTERERLKKNDGSLEKGAKNISELVDCFIAIGGEDTLSIAKDMMQGSLLKIPFVMASKTIDNDVGGNAPDGNVVDYESIFNYYTNGFATAACRSAEFSAALRTTSHAHSRIMVVECMGRTAGWLALASGCNILLENKLKEFPQPDFIIIPEFPLDYADLKEKIKEKYNKPIKSDKNLAYLNEKNIVIVISEGAKHIGSEKPISEDESNIDGFGHKKLGGVAEIIAKRLKEDLKLEVETGNFNDEKPNYIYRSGLPTETDVKNAIEIGKACVKLIDNGATNKFVALQRKDSKFAAEAFDLRTILDDGLLKLDGMGKIVPRTADKRFYDPKTYSITEAGLEYFRPILNTC from the coding sequence GAAAACACTCGGCATTTTAACAGGTGGAGGCGATACATCTGCTTTAAATGCTTTTTTATACAGCGCAGTAGAAGAAGCGGCAAAAAAAGGCTATCAGCTAATCGGTTTCCTTGAAGGATGGAAAGGCGTCAAAAACCGAAACTATAAACATCTAAGCCCAGGAATGATAGATCCTTATGTCGGCGGAACATTCATAAAAACAGAAAGAGAGAGGCTGAAAAAGAATGATGGGAGCCTTGAAAAAGGCGCAAAAAACATTTCTGAACTGGTTGATTGCTTTATTGCAATTGGAGGAGAGGACACATTAAGCATTGCAAAAGACATGATGCAGGGCTCATTGCTTAAAATCCCTTTTGTAATGGCTTCAAAAACCATCGACAATGATGTTGGTGGAAATGCCCCTGATGGGAATGTTGTTGATTATGAAAGCATTTTCAATTATTATACAAATGGCTTTGCAACTGCTGCATGCAGAAGCGCTGAGTTTTCTGCTGCATTAAGGACAACATCTCATGCGCACAGCAGAATAATGGTTGTAGAGTGCATGGGCAGGACTGCTGGATGGCTGGCTTTGGCATCTGGCTGCAATATCCTGCTTGAGAATAAGTTAAAAGAATTTCCGCAGCCTGACTTCATAATTATCCCAGAATTTCCCCTTGATTACGCGGATTTAAAAGAAAAGATAAAAGAAAAATACAATAAGCCGATTAAATCTGACAAAAACCTTGCTTACTTGAATGAAAAAAACATTGTTATTGTGATTTCAGAAGGAGCAAAGCATATCGGAAGTGAAAAGCCGATAAGCGAAGATGAGTCAAATATTGACGGCTTCGGCCATAAAAAGCTCGGCGGTGTTGCTGAGATAATTGCAAAAAGGCTGAAAGAAGATCTAAAACTAGAAGTCGAAACAGGAAATTTCAACGATGAAAAGCCTAATTACATTTACAGAAGCGGTCTGCCAACCGAGACTGATGTTAAAAATGCAATCGAAATCGGAAAAGCTTGTGTAAAGCTAATTGATAACGGAGCGACAAATAAGTTTGTTGCATTGCAAAGAAAAGATTCTAAGTTTGCTGCAGAAGCCTTCGATTTGAGAACCATCTTAGATGACGGGCTGTTGAAATTAGACGGGATGGGTAAAATTGTGCCGAGAACAGCTGATAAAAGGTTTTATGACCCAAAGACATATTCAATAACTGAAGCAGGATTAGAATATTTCAGGCCTATTTTAAATACTTGTTAG
- a CDS encoding class II fructose-bisphosphate aldolase, whose amino-acid sequence MTEKLQLYSFVPLLMAAEFSSLIGRPAAIGAFNVNFYAQGEGILEGLRKAEAPGVIQASKGANKFQGGADKIQYMVLKAMENMKITLPICLHLDHGDEKSAIDCINKGFSSVMIDASELDELDNMAVTRKIVDYAHTKGIGVEAEYGKLKGVEEHISYEKTTYADPKFVPVFFDRSKADALAIAYGTSHGPNKGKTDALNISIVAYSYAGLKAYNLNLDHFLVSHGSSSIPQKIVEEINQYGGLLKNTSGVPDYIIKQAITSGIRKVNIDTDLRLAITAVFRKYLHDNPGVEQKSDALNLVKKIFSGEIPARDKDGKAVNPAEITDPRSYLQPVMDLNPELLREDYRSLKDSAFVEVMELVKNRIAEHVKNLAILFGSAGLAGKVDTRLTLEEMANKYLK is encoded by the coding sequence ATGACTGAAAAATTACAGTTGTATTCTTTTGTTCCGTTGCTTATGGCTGCAGAATTTTCTTCTTTAATAGGCAGACCGGCTGCAATCGGCGCATTTAATGTTAATTTCTATGCACAAGGAGAAGGCATTCTTGAAGGCTTGCGCAAGGCAGAAGCACCGGGGGTAATACAGGCGAGCAAAGGCGCAAACAAGTTTCAAGGCGGTGCAGATAAAATCCAATATATGGTGTTAAAGGCAATGGAGAATATGAAAATAACTCTGCCGATTTGCCTGCATCTCGATCATGGCGATGAAAAAAGCGCAATTGACTGTATTAATAAGGGCTTCAGCTCTGTGATGATTGATGCCTCTGAATTGGACGAACTTGATAATATGGCTGTTACTAGAAAGATCGTAGATTATGCGCATACGAAAGGCATTGGCGTTGAAGCAGAGTACGGCAAGTTAAAGGGTGTAGAAGAGCATATATCATATGAGAAAACAACATATGCAGACCCTAAATTCGTTCCTGTATTCTTTGACAGAAGCAAAGCAGATGCTTTGGCAATAGCTTATGGAACTTCGCATGGCCCAAATAAAGGCAAGACAGATGCATTGAATATATCAATAGTTGCATATAGCTATGCTGGGCTAAAGGCCTATAACCTGAATTTGGATCATTTCCTGGTCAGCCATGGCTCCTCAAGCATTCCACAGAAAATTGTTGAAGAAATAAACCAATATGGCGGTTTGTTAAAGAATACAAGTGGAGTTCCAGATTACATAATAAAGCAGGCTATTACCAGCGGAATTAGAAAAGTGAATATTGATACAGATCTGAGATTAGCTATAACTGCTGTATTCAGGAAATATCTGCATGATAATCCTGGAGTTGAGCAGAAGTCAGATGCGCTGAATCTTGTCAAAAAAATATTCAGCGGAGAAATTCCCGCAAGGGATAAAGATGGAAAAGCAGTTAATCCGGCAGAAATAACTGATCCAAGAAGCTATCTGCAGCCGGTTATGGATCTAAATCCTGAATTGCTAAGGGAAGATTATAGAAGCCTAAAAGACAGCGCGTTTGTAGAAGTAATGGAGCTGGTTAAAAATAGAATAGCGGAGCATGTTAAAAATCTAGCAATATTGTTCGGCTCAGCAGGATTGGCAGGCAAAGTGGATACAAGACTTACACTGGAAGAGATGGCTAACAAGTATTTAAAATAG
- a CDS encoding 50S ribosomal protein L11: MATQTVEVLVEGGKATAAPPLGPALGPTGLNIGQVVADINKKTAAFKAMQVPVKVKVDTSNKTYTITVGTPPASALIKKEAGVEKGSGNPLQDKIADLRIEQIIKIAKMKEDALLGKTLKEKIKEIIGSCNSIGILVEGVGAKEAIKMVNEGKFNEEIKAEKTELSAEELKALEEERKRLQEEAEKRKAEFERLAKQIIDSMAGKPRGEIKAKLHEAKIPEAIIHELLPVEGVGAGAPGAPGAAPGAKPAAGAAKEAAPKAEAKKEEKKK, encoded by the coding sequence ATGGCAACACAAACAGTCGAAGTATTGGTTGAAGGCGGCAAGGCAACAGCTGCTCCGCCATTGGGCCCAGCTTTAGGTCCGACTGGATTGAACATAGGCCAGGTTGTTGCTGACATCAATAAAAAGACTGCTGCTTTCAAGGCAATGCAGGTTCCAGTAAAAGTTAAAGTTGACACTTCCAATAAAACTTATACAATAACTGTGGGCACTCCTCCTGCTTCTGCTTTAATCAAAAAAGAAGCTGGTGTGGAGAAGGGCTCCGGGAATCCGCTGCAGGACAAGATAGCGGATTTGAGAATAGAGCAGATTATTAAGATTGCAAAGATGAAGGAAGATGCTCTTCTTGGAAAAACCCTGAAAGAAAAAATAAAGGAAATCATAGGAAGCTGCAATTCAATAGGAATTCTTGTTGAAGGCGTTGGCGCAAAAGAAGCCATAAAAATGGTCAATGAAGGCAAATTCAATGAAGAGATCAAAGCAGAAAAAACAGAGCTGTCAGCAGAAGAATTAAAGGCATTGGAAGAAGAAAGGAAGAGGCTGCAGGAAGAGGCTGAGAAGAGGAAGGCAGAGTTTGAAAGGCTTGCAAAACAAATTATTGACAGCATGGCGGGCAAGCCAAGAGGAGAGATCAAGGCCAAGCTTCACGAAGCAAAGATCCCAGAAGCCATCATACATGAATTACTGCCAGTTGAAGGCGTTGGCGCAGGAGCTCCAGGCGCGCCAGGAGCTGCTCCGGGAGCTAAGCCGGCTGCAGGGGCTGCAAAAGAGGCTGCTCCGAAGGCAGAAGCGAAGAAGGAAGAGAAGAAGAAATAA